The stretch of DNA TTTTCTTATGTTCGGGGCGATCAAGCCATCGTAAAATCATGGCCTCATCCACCTCGAGATGAAACTGCAATCCGTAAACTTTGTCTCCATAAGCAAAAGCCTGTCCTTCGCACATCGTCGTCCATGCAAGATGATCGGCACTTTTAGGAACATCAAAAGTATCTTGATGGAGCTGGAATATTTTTTCGGTTTTGTCATACGCTTTAAATAGAGGATTCGATTTTGCCTTATCGGTGACGTGGACATCATACCACCCCAACTCCCAGTCCCTGGCCTTACGGACGTGAGCCCCCAAGACCGCCGCCACCAACTGAGCGCCTAAACAAATTCCAAGAACAGGAATATTTTTTTGCAGAGCTTGCTCGATGAGGCGCATTTCGGTTTTAAGATGATGATACTTGTC from Bdellovibrionales bacterium encodes:
- a CDS encoding gamma-glutamyl-gamma-aminobutyrate hydrolase family protein (Members of this family of hydrolases with an active site Cys residue belong to MEROPS family C26.) produces the protein MRKVMVLQHVAHEPLGTLDPMLKAAGFRIRYINFGRDPQVEPELDAYSGLIVLGGPMAVYEADKYHHLKTEMRLIEQALQKNIPVLGICLGAQLVAAVLGAHVRKARDWELGWYDVHVTDKAKSNPLFKAYDKTEKIFQLHQDTFDVPKSADHLAWTTMCEGQAFAYGDKVYGLQFHLEVDEAMILRWLDRPEHKKIIEASAGVFSEDQLRAETHQYIQRSLELSRATFGQFLQIFQLPEKKIVLGSEHGREPKKRNSK